Proteins from one Candidatus Desulfovibrio trichonymphae genomic window:
- a CDS encoding MFS transporter, with amino-acid sequence MENDLSRLLQKSLLQVENSLRRFLNLLPGMAYRCVVENNYEYRLAVMFLLAAGAALLFARFSTQIYLVALCGFLLSVFNMAGGFILFSYTAESYPTHMRNTATGTHNGLARLSVSAFQYAIPVILASFGGTVGLVNYDIPAIFTTFTTCAALFILPVPFVLMFGRRTGGKSLEDIA; translated from the coding sequence ATGGAAAACGATCTCTCCCGACTTTTACAAAAAAGTCTACTTCAGGTGGAAAATAGCCTTAGAAGGTTTCTCAACCTCCTTCCCGGCATGGCGTATCGTTGCGTAGTAGAAAATAATTATGAATACCGACTGGCGGTCATGTTTCTGCTGGCCGCCGGCGCAGCTCTGCTGTTCGCCCGATTCTCTACGCAAATCTATCTTGTTGCGCTTTGCGGTTTTCTGCTCAGCGTATTTAATATGGCTGGCGGCTTTATTCTTTTTTCCTATACCGCCGAATCATATCCCACGCACATGCGTAATACCGCCACCGGCACACACAACGGGCTGGCCAGACTTTCCGTTTCCGCCTTTCAGTATGCGATACCGGTTATTCTGGCTTCCTTCGGCGGGACAGTTGGACTTGTCAATTATGATATCCCGGCTATATTCACCACATTCACCACCTGCGCGGCGCTGTTTATTCTGCCCGTGCCCTTTGTGCTGATGTTCGGCAGACGGACAGGAGGCAAGTCTTTGGAGGATATAGCCTGA